Within the Setaria viridis chromosome 3, Setaria_viridis_v4.0, whole genome shotgun sequence genome, the region TGCGAGAACTTCAGACCATGTGCCGTGCTGACAACCACAACACGCTCATTCGCCCCGATGACACGCTGGTCCCTGAGCTTGAACAGTGCGGCGAGCGCAACACCAGTATGTGGGCAGGCAAACATTCCAGTGCGATCAGCAAGCGACATTGCGTTCATGAGCTCTTCCTCTGTGGCTTCCTCAACAATTCCATTTGTTGCCTTGAGTGCGACCACAGCTCGGTCAACAGACACCGGGTCACCGATCTGGATCGCCGATGCAAATGTCGGCTTGGCCACCTGTGGCTGGAACTCAGTCCAACCCGACTTGTAATAACTGTACAGCGGGTTGGCATTGGCAGCCTGTGCGCAGACGAGCCGAGGCACACGATCAACAAGCCCAAGAACACGGCACATCTCGAATCCCTTGTAAAAGGCATAGATGTTCCCAAGATTGCCTCCTGGAACAATGACCCAATCCGGCACCTCCCAATCGAACTGCTGCAGTATCTCAATAGCCGCTGTCTTCTGCCCCTCAAGCCGAAGAGAATTGAGCGAATTGGCAAGGTAAATAGGCAGCTCGGCAGTCACCTCCCTGATGAGCCGCATGCAGCCGTCGAAGTCGGTGTCGAGCGAGAGCACAGTGGCGCCGTTTGCAATCGGCTGGATGAGCTGCTCCAGCGAGATGCGATTGGCCGGGAGGAAGACAATGGCCGGTatccccgcggcggcgcagtaggcggagagcgcggcggaGGTGTCCCCTGTAGACGCGCACCCGACGCCGGCGATGGGGCGCGAcagcggcgcgcggcggaggcggttgaCCTGGCTGACGAGCACGGTCATGCCGAGGTCCTTGAAGGATCCCGTGTGGGAGATGCCGCAGTGCTTGACCCAGAGGTCGGTCATCCCGCCGAGGTGGTCGCGGCCGAGGCGCTCGGCCCAGAAGAGGTTGGAGTTGCCCTCGAAGAGGGAGACGATGTGGTCGGGGTCGATCTCGGGGAGGACGAACTCCTTCTTGGACCAGACGCCGGAGCCGTAGGGCCAGGTGGTGCGGCCGACGC harbors:
- the LOC117848513 gene encoding threonine synthase, chloroplastic, translating into MAATTHASSMSFLLSHPQPRSATPGTRLPLRPPARRVRCATDAAAAASIKHRRAADENIREEAARHPAPKQGLSAWYEPFPPAPNGDPNERYSLDEIVYRSSSGGLLDVRHDMEALARFSGAYWRDLFDSRVGRTTWPYGSGVWSKKEFVLPEIDPDHIVSLFEGNSNLFWAERLGRDHLGGMTDLWVKHCGISHTGSFKDLGMTVLVSQVNRLRRAPLSRPIAGVGCASTGDTSAALSAYCAAAGIPAIVFLPANRISLEQLIQPIANGATVLSLDTDFDGCMRLIREVTAELPIYLANSLNSLRLEGQKTAAIEILQQFDWEVPDWVIVPGGNLGNIYAFYKGFEMCRVLGLVDRVPRLVCAQAANANPLYSYYKSGWTEFQPQVAKPTFASAIQIGDPVSVDRAVVALKATNGIVEEATEEELMNAMSLADRTGMFACPHTGVALAALFKLRDQRVIGANERVVVVSTAHGLKFSQSKIDYHDSKIEDMACKYANPPVSVKADFGAVMDVLKKRLKGKL